The genomic window AGTCCTCCATGTCTTTCGGTACACCCTTCACTCTCTTGGCCACTTTGCTTATGGGTTGTCCGAAATTGATATCTCGCACAAcaagctccaccaccaaaacgACCCAGAGAAAAACACCTGACGCCATTTCCTCCAGGAACGCTTGGATCGCATGTGCTTCGTTGCTCTCGCTAGCGGGGATAAAACGCAACTTGTCTCGGATGTATGTTGAGATATCAGAGTCATTGTGCGCCTCGACAACCACTTCTGGGCAGTTGGGAGTCCTGATGGCCGGATAATGTCTGCTTGAGAGGCAGATGTTGAGCAAGACTTCGCCTTCCAATGCGGTTTGTGCAAGCCGATCAATGAAGTAGACGGCTTCGCGTACGCTTTCTTTGCTGCACTCATCAAGAGCATCAATGAAGATGAACGTGCGCCGGGTACTGCTTTCTTTGAATACTTTCTCAAAAAagctctccagctccagctctgACCATGGAAGATAACTGCCACCATCGCAACTCTGCCTTCTCTGGTAGGTCTGGGAGAATGTGGCCAAGATTTGACAGTCCTGGAGGCATagttggtggaggactgACCGAAGGAGACCAAGAGGCGACTTTTCCATGGCATTCCCACGAGCATTGAAGTAGAAGCTCGCAACATTGCTGCGACTCCCCTCAACACATTCCAGCTGAGCAAGTGCGTATTTCATCACCGTGGATTTTCCAGCTCTTGGCTTTCCTTTCAACCACAGAAGCCCGAGGTCGGTTGAAGCTCTCTTTCTCGAGGACCAAGTTTGGAAAACATTGGAACGGTAAAACCACTCGCATGTTTTTGGTATGGCATTCTTGATCGTCCGTTGTCTGCTAAACATTGCTTCATAGTAGAGACTGCCCAAACACTCCTCTGGAAAGGTTGATTAGCGACTCGAAGGATTTCAGAGAATGATTATGGGATGTCACTTactttctcctcctcagatATGTTCAAATTCGACTTGACACTGGCGGAGTTTATCCCCCTTTGGATTTCTCCCAGCACCTTGAGGTAATTTGGATCATCTCACCCGCTGAATCTGGTCATGTTTCGATGGTCTGCATGTATAACTTCTGCATGCTCTCGGGGGTCATCGAGTAACGACGATGTATCCGGCACTATCTGTCAGTCGAGTTAGCCCACATCCATAGCCCTGCGAGGTTCAGCATGAAAATAGGTACCTTTCCATTCAAAAGACCGAGGGTTGCACCCAACAAGGCTTGGCTTTCCTGAAAGGTTTTGACCAGAAACCCATATGTGCGCCATTGGAGAAATGACTCCCGGGAGAGTTCTAACTCTGGTGAATCAAGGCCCAGAGCTCGAATAATTGTCTCGTTACTGTCCACTCTTAGGATGGTGCTGGCGACCTTTCTGACCATGTCTCCAAGTCGTGCAAATTCATGACTACCTCTATGCGGTGTGCCTAGGAATATCACAGCTGCTGTCGACTGGATGATATTCTGAATGTGCGAATCTTCGTCGGGCTGCGATCGTCGCAACATTTCTTTGACAATCAAGCCTCCCAGTGAATGCGCGACGAACACGATCTTTCGGTCTTGAGGTCTTATTCGGTTGAGGGCATAAAGGAGGTTTTTCGCATGTCCAAACAAACTGGACTTGTCGGTTGGTGCATAGCCTTTGCTGATAACTGTATCGTAACCCCACACCATGATTCTTGCATTCGGGCAGTCTGGCGGGAGCAAATCCCCTGGCCAATACAAACCATCGTCAACAGACGATGGTGTGACTGATGGCCCCGCATTGCCAACGGAGGCGGAGCTACCAGATTTCGGACTCATAAGCTCACCAAGTGCTCCTTTCCAGCGTTTCCGCGACGAGCTATCGCGCCGCTGATCTTGGGTCCTCGACGTATATAACCAGGTTCGTTTTGAGTGACCTTGAAGGCCATGAACAAGTATGATGCTGCGATACTCCGTATTCAACATGGGACTAACATCCAGGCCTAGACTTACTCTGCTACAGGGCTGCCGTTACTCGTCTCTCCTTGTGCAGGGTGTAGGATTGTGAAACTTTGAGCTTGAATTTTGTCAAGGGCCATGGTGGACGGGTATCGGAAGCTTCCCGATGATGTTTATTTTGATTAAAACTCCACCGAGG from Podospora pseudoanserina strain CBS 124.78 chromosome 7 map unlocalized CBS124.78p_7.2, whole genome shotgun sequence includes these protein-coding regions:
- a CDS encoding uncharacterized protein (COG:S; EggNog:ENOG503NXUP) is translated as MALDKIQAQSFTILHPAQGETSNGSPVADIILVHGLQGHSKRTWLYTSRTQDQRRDSSSRKRWKGALGELMSPKSGSSASVGNAGPSVTPSSVDDGLYWPGDLLPPDCPNARIMVWGYDTVISKGYAPTDKSSLFGHAKNLLYALNRIRPQDRKIVFVAHSLGGLIVKEMLRRSQPDEDSHIQNIIQSTAAVIFLGTPHRGSHEFARLGDMVRKVASTILRVDSNETIIRALGLDSPELELSRESFLQWRTYGFLVKTFQESQALLGATLGLLNGKVLGEIQRGINSASVKSNLNISEEEKECLGSLYYEAMFSRQRTIKNAIPKTCEWFYRSNVFQTWSSRKRASTDLGLLWLKGKPRAGKSTVMKYALAQLECVEGSRSNVASFYFNARGNAMEKSPLGLLRSVLHQLCLQDCQILATFSQTYQRRQSCDGGSYLPWSELELESFFEKVFKESSTRRTFIFIDALDECSKESVREAVYFIDRLAQTALEGEVLLNICLSSRHYPAIRTPNCPEVVVEAHNDSDISTYIRDKLRFIPASESNEAHAIQAFLEEMASGVFLWVVLVVELVVRDINFGQPISKVAKRVKGVPKDMEDLYHQLFRSLTPYELTFSVPLIQWVLLHKDYLPRTGNDAPPKIPRTRADGGIRFLHLAVRLSSISGAPTRQNLSDWGYIHPAAPPPTDRILRLINSTSRGLIEYTADGRVQFVHETVREFFLTGPGFGLLDSSLQQNPLGRGYMALVTGCLNALDLPEHSELTTTVKIIHLHTLWALDD